Proteins co-encoded in one Amaranthus tricolor cultivar Red isolate AtriRed21 chromosome 7, ASM2621246v1, whole genome shotgun sequence genomic window:
- the LOC130817293 gene encoding vacuolar protein sorting-associated protein 36, which yields MAGKWLPSAELTTSGRPLLSSDEVECFLLSSVDIEPNFSTHPNLSPLTSGLLTLTTHRLIWISSNDAVSIPLAQITHIFTMKKSLKSMLSISSPRVKFELSLPSIGSVMVTLVMRGKSDNHELFYEKLWEAWRGRNWEKSDGGLPEERQNSVAIKVPVVGVSGILRKEQEIWESTDKTLQDAFQDLNALMSKAREMVLLSEKMRQKLLAGTNSHSSTSGDEEMGSKEEMQDWLLSVGIISPVTKESAGALYHQQLSRQLADFVKVPLDRAGGMINLIDIYCLFNRARGTELISPDDLLRACTLWEKLDVPMILRKFDSGVMVIQSKSHSDDEIFGRIRTLVLKPEALRTGISASDAAMALGIAPAMAKEHLLAAEGKGLLCRDTSPDGFRFFVNLFPEINLDDIYLVRSDGIYASWIAAVIAS from the exons ATGGCCGGAAAATGGCTACCATCAGCAGAGCTAACCACAAGTGGAAGACCCTTACTTTCCTCCGACGAAGTTGAATGCTTCCTTCTCTCCTCCGTCGACATCGAACCCAACTTTTCAACCCACCCAAATCTCTCTCCTTTGACCTCTGGTCTTCTTACTTTGACCACCCATCGCCTCATTTGGATCTCCTCCAATGACGCCGTCTCAATCCCACTTGCTCAAATCACCCATATCTTCACCATGAAAAAATCCCTTAAATCCATGCTGTCAATATCCAGTCCTAGAGTCAAGTTCGAGCTATCTCTTCCGTCAATTGGGTCGGTCATGGTGACGCTTGTAATGAGGGGGAAATCTGATAATCATGAATTGTTTTATGAAAAGCTTTGGGAAGCTTGGAGGGGAAGAAATTGGGAGAAGTCTGATGGTGGGTTGCCGGAGGAGagacaaaatagtgttgcgATTAAGGTGCCTGTGGTTGGGGTTTCTGGAATACTTAGGAAAGAACAGGAAATATGGGAAAGTACTGATAAAACTCTGCAAGATGCTTTTCAGGACTTGAATGCTCTAATG AGCAAAGCTAGGGAGATGGTGCTGTTGTCTGAGAAAATGAGGCAAAAACTCTTAGCAGGGACAAATAGTCACTCCAGTACTTCTGGTGATGAGGAGATGGGCTCCAAAGAAGAGATGCAAGATTGGTTGCTCAGTGTTGGTATCATATCACCAGTAACAAAAGAATCTGCTGGTGCCTTGTATCATCAGCAGTTGTCTCGCCAG TTAGCAGATTTTGTCAAGGTTCCACTGGATAGAGCTGGAGGAATGATTAATCTTATTGATATCTATTGCCTTTTCAATCGTGCACGTGGAACAG AACTGATATCGCCTGATGATTTATTGCGAGCTTGCACTCTTTGGGAGAAGCTTGATGT TCCCATGATCCTGCGGAAGTTCGATAGTGGTGTTATGGTCATTCAAAGCAAATCTCACAGTGATGATGAG ATTTTTGGTAGAATCAGAACTCTTGTACTAAAACCTGAAGCCCTCCGAACTGGAATAAGTGCAAGTGATGCTGCAATGGCCCTGGGAATAGCTCCAGCAATGGCCAAGGAACATCTTCTCGCTGCTGAAGGCAAAG GTCTGCTTTGCAGGGATACTAGTCCAGATGGCTTCAGGTTTTTTGTTAATCTCTTTCCAGAAATTAACCTGGATGATATATACTT GGTGAGAAGCGATGGTATTTATGCTTCATGGATTGCTGCTGTCATAGCATCGTAA
- the LOC130817291 gene encoding uncharacterized protein LOC130817291 has protein sequence MEDFEGKLTISEETELETDESSDDCLNKSSRSKSLILLRRFLSIQQRRAEAYAKLRDGFAEYLISGGELAYQKLCSEITVEFSDCSKQVHGLESQFLKPDCFRDDLAKLLRAVQEQEKQKLELTARIQVLKKAGRPSERLVSHENCLFKKPMQHECVHVHELTDAAGTEEAEADAEYDNAFKEAMQGVQEVVTCINEYLEEVRYEIAALEVK, from the exons ATGGAAGATTTTGAGGGGAAGTTGACGATTTCAGAGGAAACGGAACTGGAAACTGATGAATCTAGCGACGATTGTTTGAATAAAtcttcaagatcaaaatcacTCATTTTGCTTCGTAGATTTCTCTCTATTCAGCAACGAAGAGCCGAAGCTTACGCCAAATTGCGAGA TGGTTTTGCTGAATACTTGATCTCAGGGGGGGAGTTGGCTTACCAGAAGCTTTGCAGCGAGATCACGGTGGAGTTTAGTGATTGCTCAAAACAA GTTCATGGATTGGAATCTCAATTTTTGAAGCCTGATTGCTTTAGAGATGATCTAGCTAAATTATTAAGGGCTGTCCAGGAACAGGAAAAGCAGAAACTGGAGCTA ACTGCAAGGATACAGGTATTGAAGAAGGCCGGGCGGCCATCTGAACGACTTGTATCTCACGAGAACTGTTTGTTTAAGAAGCCAATGCAGCATGAATGTGTGCATGTCCATGAGTTAACTGATGCAGCTGGAACCGAGGAAGCAGAGGCAGATGCAGAGTATGATAATGCTTTTAAAGAAGCCATGCAAGGTGTGCAGGAGGTTGTGACTTGTATAAATGAATACTTGGAAGAAGTAAGGTATGAGATTGCTGCCCTCGAAGTCAAGTGA